A part of Pelotomaculum isophthalicicum JI genomic DNA contains:
- a CDS encoding AbrB/MazE/SpoVT family DNA-binding domain-containing protein, translating into MYTVKMSSRGQIVIPVEARNNLNIKEGDTLSCYIEEGKIIIKTKSAKSKKGIVDETFGLLSDLDYDIKDYVEQLRKDSGRRLDVQ; encoded by the coding sequence ATGTATACTGTCAAAATGTCTTCCAGAGGGCAAATAGTGATACCGGTAGAGGCAAGAAACAACCTTAATATTAAAGAAGGGGATACCCTTTCTTGTTATATCGAAGAAGGAAAAATCATTATAAAAACCAAGTCGGCTAAAAGCAAAAAAGGGATCGTTGACGAGACATTTGGTTTATTATCAGATTTGGACTACGACATAAAAGATTATGTTGAACAACTCCGTAAGGATTCCGGAAGAAGACTGGATGTTCAATGA
- a CDS encoding type II toxin-antitoxin system VapC family toxin produces MRVVFDTNIIIDHLKGLPEARKQLRNVENGVFEGLISAITVMELLSAPKISEQRYEAIGNLLEAFEHIPVDRKVAVTAGKLLSTYRASHGMDPLDALIAATALVNEAVLFTLNQKHFRFIEGLVSINPYLADN; encoded by the coding sequence ATGAGAGTAGTCTTTGATACTAATATAATTATTGATCATTTGAAAGGCTTACCTGAAGCCCGGAAACAATTGCGGAATGTCGAAAACGGTGTGTTTGAGGGCTTAATATCTGCAATCACGGTAATGGAACTACTGTCTGCTCCAAAAATATCTGAACAACGTTATGAAGCAATTGGAAATTTACTCGAAGCCTTTGAACACATACCTGTAGATAGGAAAGTTGCAGTTACCGCAGGCAAGTTATTATCAACGTACCGTGCTTCACACGGTATGGACCCCTTGGATGCCCTTATTGCAGCAACTGCCCTGGTTAACGAAGCAGTTTTATTTACGCTAAACCAAAAACATTTCAGGTTTATTGAAGGTTTAGTCAGTATAAATCCGTATTTAGCCGATAATTAA